One genomic region from Anomaloglossus baeobatrachus isolate aAnoBae1 chromosome 5 unlocalized genomic scaffold, aAnoBae1.hap1 SUPER_5_unloc_1, whole genome shotgun sequence encodes:
- the LOC142258747 gene encoding uncharacterized protein LOC142258747: MDLARDKMAERMLHLTLEILFRLTGEDYTVVKKTSSERCQAPVSEGWGRPLSPITGPPAHSLIQKDINDQKILELAYKMIELLTGEVPIRCQDVTVYFSMEEWEYLEGHKDVYKDNMMEVPRPLTSPVLSSKRTTPERCLPPLLPQDCKQKDPDVPQDVFPPALFCKRTTPERCPYPLFPQDCKQEDPDVPQDVFPPALFCKRTTPERCPYPLFPQDCKQEDPDVPQDVFPPALSCKRYLLM; the protein is encoded by the exons ATGGATTTggccagggacaagatggcggagaggatgttacacctcaccctagagatcctcttccggcttactggagag gattacacagtagtgaagaagacctctagtgagcgctgtcaggcccctgtgtctgagggatggggaagacccctgagcccaatcactggGCCACCAGCTCACTCCCTGATACagaaggacatcaatgaccagaagatcctagaactcgcctacaagatgattgagctgctgactggagag gttcctataaggtgtcaggacgtcaccgtctatttctccatggaggagtgggagtatttagaaggacacaaagatgtgTACAAGGACAAtatgatggaggttccccggcccctcacatcaccag ttctatccagtaagaggacaacaccagagagatgtctccctcctcttctcccacaggactgtaaacaaaaagatcccgatgttcctcaggatgtgtttcctccagctctattctgtaagaggacaacaccagagagatgtccctatCCTCttttcccacaggactgtaaacaagaagatcccgatgttcctcaggacgtgtttcctccagctctattctgtaagaggacaacaccagagagatgtccctatCCTCttttcccacaggactgtaaacaagaagatcccgatgttcctcaggatgtgtttcctccagctctatcctgtaagagatatctGCTCATGTaa